Proteins found in one Macrobrachium nipponense isolate FS-2020 chromosome 4, ASM1510439v2, whole genome shotgun sequence genomic segment:
- the LOC135210890 gene encoding discoidin domain-containing receptor 2-like: protein MERPWMVWLLLAVMHGSSPSALALHTAQCSAPLGMQSKAIPDEHISASSYFDAAVNAIYARAHSEMGGGAWCPREMVYREGTEYLEVNLGGLHIVTKVEVQGRFGNGQGREFARKYKLQIWRPGLEHWVTYTDGRGEELLEGNTNTYLAKSSQLSPPVVATRVRFVPYSDHPRTVCMRVELYGCRYLDGLVSYSMPDGDVRGGGGALRDLTYDGSRKDGYLTGGLGQLTDGETGHTNFRVDALGKGRGYEWVGWKNDTRGKKPIEIVFEFDTFRNFSTLHIYANNFFTKDTQVFSHARVLFSAGGKYYHVLPSVDYEYVVDRIFENARNVTINLHNMAGKYVKLQLFFSLKWMMISEVAFDSVPCRCELTEEEPPIPVPTERSDMDGLGNETAPSISAQESPSSVLLGGLVALGIILAMIPLAVGVVYYRGRMIKKANKKSPPSPDGGLDAKKVSMKMKDVHINVNLTPMSNGYSRAKGKLYGHVAMDDETMAMYQKPFKGPMHNDGYYTLARDGTPSEIPLKCPLPLDTDDSVDYAVPDMNVTPPPPFSEVYTPPPPVPLTLPPVSLPASRTHREASLPPPVPPLPPPPEQEYYAAPLLCQSSDIQSVTGTVKYSSLDLSKLGNGRQVPEVSRNHIRIIENLGDGAFGSVQLCEAKHIAGNSSGLVTMKSLKTGASEDVKEDFQQEFRTLSQVDDPNIVKLLGVVTSEPIGLIFEYMDYGDLYHFLQRHILEGVGSQSSLGSSMNIGDPPVLSYGALVYIASQIASGMKYLESLSIVHRDLAARNCLVGTELTIKIADFGMSRPLYSRHYYRSNSDNRSLLPIRWMAWESVLQGKFTTKSDVWSFGVTLWEVLTMGRQQPYDKLSDEGVLENLSHCYHGDGTGMMLLPQPSLCPREMYDMMTACWRPNERQRPPFWEILMFLQRKNLGYSLDYFL, encoded by the exons GGCTCACTCGGAGATGGGCGGAGGAGCCTGGTGCCCCAGGGAGATGGTCTACCGGGAGGGCACCGAGTACCTGGAGGTCAACCTCGGGGGACTCCACATCGTCACCAAGGTGGAGGTCCAGGGGAGGTTTGGAAACGGCCAGGGGCGCGAGTTCGCCAGGAAGTACAAGCTCCAGATATGGCGACCTGGGCTGGAGCACTGGGTCACCTACACCGACGGAAGGGgcgaggag ctGTTAGAAGGGAACACGAACACGTACCTAGCCAAGAGTTCGCAGTTGAGCCCACCCGTCGTAGCGACGCGGGTACGCTTCGTCCCCTACAGCGATCACCCGAGAACTGTCTGCATGAGGGTGGAACTCTACGGGTGCAGATACTTAG ACGGCCTCGTATCCTATTCAATGCCCGACGGCGATGTCCGCGGTGGAGGCGGCGCCCTTCGTGACCTTACCTACGACGGGTCACGGAAGGACGGGTATCTGACGGGTGGCCTCGGTCAGCTCACCGATGGCGAGACCGGGCACACGAATTTCAGGGTGGATGCCCTGGGCAAAGGGAGGG GGTACGAATGGGTGGGCTGGAAGAACGACACCCGAGGGAAGAAGCCCATCGAGATAGTGTTCGAGTTCGACACCTTCAGGAATTTCTCGACTCTGCACATCTACGCCAACAACTTCTTCACGAAAGACACCCAG GTTTTCTCCCACGCCCGTGTCCTTTTCAGCGCTGGGGGGAAGTACTATCACGTCCTGCCGTCCGTGGATTACGAGTACGTGGTTGACCGCATCTTTGAAAACGCGCGCAACGTGACCATAAACCTCCACAACATGGCTGGAAAATACGTAAAGCTCCAACTCTTCTTCTCCCTCAAGTGGATGATGATTTCGGAGGTCGCTTTTGACTCGG TGCCTTGCCGTTGCGAGCTGACAGAAGAGGAGCCACCCATTCCAGTGCCTACAGAGAGATCAGACATGGACGGACTTGGGAACGAGACTGCACCTTCTATTTCGGCTCAGGAGTCACCTTCGTCAGTGCTGCTGGGTGGCCTGGTTGCTCTTGGGATCATACTAGCTATGATCCCCCTAGCCGTGGGCGTTGTGTATTACCGCGGCAGGATGATCAAAAAGGCCAACAAGAAATCTCCACCATCACCTGATGGTGGCCTTGATGCCAAGAAGGTCTCCATGAAGATGAAAGATGTGCACATCAATGTCAATTTGACGCCCATGTCTAATGGATATTCAAGGGCCAAAGGAAAGCTGTACGGCCATGTCGCCATGGATGACGAGACAATGGCCATGTACCAGAAGCCTTTCAAGGGACCCATGCATAATGATGGGTACTACACTCTTGCTAGGGATGGGACACCCTCAGAAATCCCCTTGAAATGTCCACTTCCTTTGGACACAGATGACTCTGTGGATTATGCTGTGCCTGATATGAATGTAACGCCCCCACCTCCTTTTTCTGAGGTATATACTCCACCCCCACCTGTTCCACTTACCCTGCCACCTGTTTCACTTCCAGCCTCTCGAACACATCGAGAAGCATCATTGCCACCACCTGTGCCTCCACTCCCACCTCCCCCAGAGCAAGAATATTACGCTGCACCTCTTCTCTGTCAGTCTTCAGACATCCAGAGTGTAACTGGTACTGTCAAATATTCTTCATTGGATTTATCTAAGCTAGGCAATGGCCGACAAGTACCAGAGGTGTCGAGGAATCACATACGTATCATAGAAAACCTTGGAGATGGTGCCTTTGGTTCAGTTCAGCTATGTGAAGCAAAGCACATTGCAGGAAATTCTTCAGGTCTTGTGACGATGAAAAGCCTGAAGACTGGAGCATCTGAAGATGTGAAAGAAGACTTTCAACAGGAATTCCGAACACTTAGTCAAGTCGATGATCCCAACATCGTGAAGTTGCTAGGAGTTGTTACCTCTGAACCCATTGGCTTGATCTTTGAGTACATGGACTACGGCGATTTGTACCATTTCCTCCAGAGACACATCTTAGAGGGAGTAGGCAGTCAGAGCTCACTTGGATCCTCGATGAATATAGGGGACCCACCTGTTCTGAGTTATGGAGCATTAGTCTACATTGCATCTCAGATTGCCTCTGGCATGAAATACCTCGAGTCACTGAGTATAGTCCATCGGGACCTTGCAGCTAGAAACTGTCTGGTTGGAACTGAGCTCACTATAAAAATAGCTGACTTTGGAATGAGCAGACCACTATATTCGCGACATTACTATAGATCGAACAGCGATAACCGCTCCCTGCTGCCTATCAGGTGGATGGCTTGGGAGTCGGTTCTCCAGGGGAAGTTCACCACCAAGAGTGACGTGTGGTCCTTTGGGGTGACCCTCTGGGAGGTCCTGACAATGGGCCGTCAGCAGCCTTATGATAAGCTCAGCGATGAAGGAGTGTTGGAGAACCTGTCTCACTGCTATCACGGCGATGGCACGGGCATGATGCTTCTGCCGCAGCCGTCCTTGTGCCCGCGGGAGATGTATGACATGATGACAGCCTGCTGGAGGCCTAACGAGAGACAGCGCCCTCCCTTCTGGGAGATCCTCATGTTCCTTCAGAGGAAGAATCTCGGCTACTCTCTCGATTACTTCCTTTAA